In a genomic window of Solidesulfovibrio fructosivorans JJ]:
- a CDS encoding ABC transporter permease, producing MMRAAPRALARTAFAVGLALAATLAIVAASGAPPLETLAVMAQGGFGSEAAWLRTLSSFAPLLLCGAALCVTFAANLWNIGVEGQITMGALGGLWFLRAVSPAGTLPPGLAVALSLLCAMAGGAAWALLSGVLRTHGRVHEIFSGLGLNFVATGVSLWLILGPWKRPGMASLSGTAPLDHALWLPTLGGRPMSLVGPILAVLAFLGVAWLLTRTFFGLTLSAVRQNSLAAERLGLAPKRRILAAMGIGGALAGLAGGVLIAGLYHRLIPSVSGNYGYTAILAVLLASGSLPAVPVACLFFAALAVGSIQLPLSLSLDSSLAGVIQGVLVLTLFAARGLWPAVSRRKP from the coding sequence ATGATGCGCGCCGCTCCCCGCGCCCTGGCCCGGACCGCTTTCGCCGTCGGTTTGGCCCTGGCGGCAACCCTCGCCATCGTGGCCGCCTCGGGCGCGCCGCCTCTGGAAACCCTGGCCGTCATGGCCCAGGGCGGTTTCGGCTCCGAAGCGGCCTGGCTGCGCACCCTGTCCTCCTTCGCCCCGCTGCTTTTGTGCGGCGCGGCCCTTTGCGTCACCTTCGCCGCCAATCTCTGGAACATCGGCGTGGAGGGGCAGATCACCATGGGGGCGCTCGGCGGCCTGTGGTTTCTGCGCGCCGTTTCTCCCGCCGGGACCCTGCCGCCGGGGCTTGCCGTCGCTTTGTCGCTTCTTTGCGCCATGGCCGGCGGCGCGGCCTGGGCGCTTTTATCCGGCGTGCTGCGCACCCATGGCCGGGTGCACGAGATCTTTTCCGGCCTGGGGCTCAATTTCGTGGCCACGGGCGTATCGCTGTGGCTGATCCTCGGTCCCTGGAAGCGTCCTGGCATGGCCTCCCTAAGCGGCACGGCCCCGCTCGATCACGCCTTGTGGCTGCCGACGCTCGGCGGACGTCCCATGAGCCTTGTCGGCCCGATCCTGGCCGTTTTGGCCTTTCTCGGCGTGGCCTGGCTCCTCACGCGCACCTTTTTCGGCCTGACCCTTTCCGCCGTGCGCCAGAATTCCCTGGCCGCCGAACGGCTCGGCCTCGCCCCCAAGCGCCGCATTCTCGCCGCCATGGGCATCGGCGGGGCGCTTGCCGGCCTTGCCGGCGGAGTGCTCATCGCCGGGCTCTACCACCGGCTCATCCCTTCCGTTTCCGGCAACTACGGCTACACCGCCATCCTGGCCGTGCTTTTGGCCTCGGGCAGCCTGCCGGCCGTGCCCGTGGCCTGTCTTTTCTTCGCCGCCCTGGCCGTGGGCTCCATCCAGCTGCCCCTGTCCCTGTCCCTGGACTCCTCGTTGGCCGGCGTCATCCAGGGCGTGCTGGTGCTGACCCTTTTCGCGGCCAGGGGACTGTGGCCGGCCGTATCGCGGAGGAAGCCGTGA